The following are encoded together in the Coffea arabica cultivar ET-39 chromosome 1c, Coffea Arabica ET-39 HiFi, whole genome shotgun sequence genome:
- the LOC113731437 gene encoding trans-cinnamate 4-monooxygenase, with protein MDLLLLEKTLLGLFAAIIVAIVVSKLRGKKFKLPPGPIPVPIFGNWLQVGDDLNHRNLTDYAKKFGEIFLLRMGQRNLVVVSSPELAKDVLHTQGVEFGSRTRNVVFDIFTGKGQDMVFTVYGEHWRKMRRIMTVPFFTNKVVQQYRHGWEAEVARVVEDVKKNPESSTNGIVLRRRLQLMMYNNMYRIMFDYRFESEDDPLFNKLKALNGERSRLAQSFEYNYGDFIPILRPFLRGYLKICKEVKERRLQLFKDHFVDERKKLASTTSMDSHSLKCAIDHILEAQQKGEINEDNVLYIVENINVAAIETTLWSIEWGIAELVNHPQVQRKLRQEIDTVLGPGVQVTEPDTLKLPYLQAVVKETLRLRMAIPLLVPHMNLNEAKLGGYDIPAESKILVNAWWLANNPENWRKPEEFRPERFLEEESKVDANGNDFRYLPFGVGRRSCPGIILALPILGITLGRLVQNFELLPPPGQSKIDTAEKGGQFSLHILKHSTIVLKPRSL; from the exons ATGGATCTTCTCCTGCTAGAGAAGACCCTCTTGGGACTGTTTGCAGCCATCATAGTTGCCATCGTTGTTTCTAAATTACGGGGCAAGAAATTCAAGCTGCCTCCAGGCCCAATCCCAGTTCCCATTTTCGGAAACTGGTTACAAGTTGGTGATGATTTGAACCACCGCAACCTCACTGACTACGCCAAGAAATTTGGAGAAATCTTCCTTCTGAGAATGGGCCAGCGCAATCTTGTGGTGGTATCGTCCCCTGAACTTGCCAAAGACGTCTTGCACACCCAGGGGGTGGAGTTCGGCTCCCGCACCAGAAATGTGGTGTTTGATATATTCACCGGCAAAGGCCAGGATATGGTCTTCACCGTCTACGGCGAGCATTGGAGGAAGATGAGAAGGATTATGACTGTCCCCTTTTTCACTAACAAAGTTGTTCAGCAGTACAGGCACGGTTGGGAGGCAGAGGTTGCCCGTGTCGTGGAGGATGTTAAGAAGAACCCTGAATCCTCCACCAATGGGATTGTCTTGAGGAGGAGGTTGCAGCTCATGATGTACAATAATATGTACCGAATCATGTTTGATTACCGATTTGAGAGCGAGGATGATCCTCTGTTTAACAAGCTTAAGGCTTTGAACGGAGAGAGGAGTAGGCTGGCTCAGAGCTTCGAATATAATTACGGTGATTTCATTCCCATCTTGAGGCCTTTCTTGAGGGGTTACTTGAAGATCTGTAAGGAGGTTAAGGAGAGGAGGCTGCAGCTGTTCAAGGATCACTTCGTTGACGAAAGGAA GAAGCTTGCAAGCACAACAAGCATGGATAGCCACAGCCTAAAATGTGCCATTGATCATATTCTTGAAGCACAGCAGAAGGGAGAGATTAACGAGGACAATGTCCTTTACATTGTGGAAAACATCAATGTTGCCG CTATTGAGACAACGTTGTGGTCAATTGAATGGGGCATTGCGGAATTGGTAAACCACCCACAAGTCCAGAGGAAACTACGACAAGAGATTGATACCGTGCTTGGACCTGGTGTGCAAGTCACTGAACCCGACACCCTCAAACTACCATACCTTCAGGCTGTGGTCAAGGAGACCCTCCGACTTCGAATGGCAATTCCTCTTTTGGTGCCTCACATGAACCTCAATGAAGCCAAGCTGGGCGGGTATGATATTCCTGCCGAGAGCAAGATTTTGGTCAACGCTTGGTGGCTCGCAAACAACCCAGAGAACTGGAGGAAGCCAGAGGAGTTCAGACCAGAGAGGTTTTTGGAAGAGGAGTCTAAGGTTGATGCCAATGGCAACGACTTCCGGTATCTTCCATTCGGTGTTGGTAGGAGAAGCTGCCCTGGAATCATCCTTGCATTGCCAATTCTTGGTATCACTTTGGGACGCTTGGTGCAGAATTTTGAGCTGTTGCCTCCTCCAGGGCAATCCAAGATTGATACCGCAGAAAAAGGTGGACAATTCAGTCTGCACATTTTGAAGCATTCCACCATTGTCTTGAAGCCAAGATCCCTCTAG